The window AATAattgtgtttttcttgtttgaagtTTATACACCTTAATTATAAACGCATGATTCTTCCATAAAGATTTAGCAAATGAGCACAACTTGGAACAATGCATCAAATTATCACCATAAACCCCACATTGGACACAACTTTAGAAAATATATTGGCCCCAATTCTCCCTTTACCTTCTCTCACTCGATCTACGACACTTTAACCTTTAAGCCTAGCTCTAACTCTTAACCttattaatttggattaaaatataataaatatgtCACGGTAAAAAGATAAAAGAATTGGAGATAATAGATTTTCTTGCATGTAATTTAATGAATACTACGGAAAATGAAGATTATTAACAAAAAGAGATACATAgtatttttaatcaattttctATAAACTTAATGCAAATCAATTAGTTTGAAATGGAGTGAGTATATAATTTTCTGAGCAGCCTAAATATTATTTTGTTTAGAAGAAAGAATCTCAATTCTCAACAAGGCATGCATTCAACCTGCAAATTGCAATGGCACATGAACAAGATTTTCTTCAAAATTTGTGGTTAGGATTAGGACAGAAAGAGGGTCACATTAACTATAACAGTATCTGTAATTTCAGTTGAGCATAAGAATGCAAATTATTTCTGAGTCATATGCAGCAGCGACATGATATgatatgtacatatatacattttgatCCTCCTAATGAACATCTTCTCTGTTGGTGCTTGTCTCCGTTTCTTCCAGTGCATGGTATGCAGAAAGGAAAAATGATGTTTGATTCATTTTTAAAAACCTGCCACACAATCCATAAATGCCTTTCTTATTCTAGATATATTCAATTTCTAAATTTAGATGTAAACAAAAGAGTCTCTAATGAGAGATTGTACTTGAGAAAGCTCACAAAATTTGTCTGCAACACCATCAGTGTCTCCTCTTCAATGTTCGCACCAGCCAATAACTCTGGCAACTTAACTGCAACCCCACAACAAGTTTTTAGCACCCTAAACAATCCAACAAGCAAGAAACAGAATATGAAGGTAGAAAATATCCTGCAACAATATCAAACTGCAGGACCCTGATTTCCCACATTCTCGAACCCGAGATGCTCCATGCATATGCCCATGTTGTTACTGGTATTTACAAGTTTATTCCCAATGAGAATCAAATTATAAGAGAAAGGAAGGGCGGCAGCCATTTCACTTGACTTGATTGGCGACTtgccagcagttctccatcaaaTTCGGTTAGATATGATAATTAATGAATTGAAATTAGCAAAGCAAATCCAATAATTGATATTAATCTAGCACTTAATTTCTAACGTAATATAAGCCAGCACGAAAAATCCTATCAAAATTAGTAAGATGTAAATTGTGATTCAACATGTTGATAGATTAAAAAATAGGCACTTTGCTCATAATTGCTTCTTTCGTAACATTCTGCACCAACCTAATTTTAGAAGTAAGATCCCATAACCCATATGAGAAATCAGTCAATATTTAACCCCATTagttttaagaaaataaagagtAAAACCGCCAAACAAATCTTCTGAGTTATAGCACAAAAAGCCAACTAATTTTAAGGAATCAGACTggcaaaataaatttataaacaAGAACTTCTGCCCACTGAAATCTATATTCACACACACTTATGCACAAAGGAATTAGCTAAGTATATGTTCAGATTATATTTGCATGTTGCCTGATGAGAATCAGATCCATGCCAAGAACGAGATTATATTTACGAATTTTAGTCCTTTATTCGACAATCCTATGAAGCGTGCGAAGTTCAAAATGAAATAATTTAATCCCTTTCGAGTTACACGAATATCAAATTGAAAACGGATCAATTAGAGttaattcattttgaatttgGATTTTGGATTTTGAGGGAATTGAATTTGGATTTTAAGGAAATCTAATTAAGTTGGATAATAAGTTTTGAATGGTGGAAAATTATTGCAATTTAAAGAATTGCACAATTTTTCTTTGGTATGGGGCTACATGATGAATTATGAGGAAGACTTTTACTTTGACTTTCTACATAATAATTTTGACTTGCTTAGTTACTTTTTTAcccttatatttattatgtttattttagttATGTAAGGGCAAAATATGTCCAACATAATTTAGTTTTAGTCTTTAAATATTTCCAATTTTCTAAGTTTGTAACAAGTTGGGtttcaataaaaatattactctTAAGAGTTTGTGAGtggtttctcttgtgttctttggggcactactttgaacagttcgggattaaatccttaattgttggagactgggattgggtctttacaacctagttttgtaagggttcttttctgtccgaccctgattcgttagctttcctagggatcaaatctagttgtcgggTTTTCGAGGCACTGTTCCTCGTGGGTTCGCATCAGTTTGGTCTTTTCAGGTTTTATCTATcagtgttttcttttttttctgttatttttttatttttttttttttttgtcaaacattagaatttgtagTTTTGAAATCATTGGGTTTAGTTCATGTTTCCAATTAAAActcataaaattgaaaaaaaaagttcaaacagtttcttttaagttttgttttatttgtgatttaaaaaaaaatatcaacaaaaaaaacgaagtgcaaaaaaacaaaaacaaattggcacaaaaaaaaaggttgtgaacttataaaaaaaatagaaaattcataattaaaaaaaaaagttggatTAAGTTTCAGAAacttatattttgaattttagttTCAATTTTGTTGAGTATTCATTTTGTGTCTTTTTCTTAtctaaacaaaagaaaaaaaaaatttccaatgGTCGACAATAGACTTTGGTTATCGAGTTGTCTATCCCCGTTCCGTTCATTGTTTAACGTCTTGCTTCTTAGGTTGTACGATTAAAATTTGGTTTTTGACTGTTGAGTTTTTAAAACTGAATTTGTTCTACTGAGTTCTTTAAAGAACACTGTAAGAGAAATCGAGCGGTAAAAGGCACAGAGTGGTGAGCATATAAGAGAGaatagccaaaaaaaaaaattgagcgaAACACCGAGTGAATCGtgagtttttattattatttgatctatttgaatttcttttgcACAATAATATGGCAGACGATCAAGTTTTAACAATGTTGAACCGCTTGATGGAACGTATGGACCTCATGGAAGAAAATCAACGAGTTGTTCTAGAAGCAAACCAAGGCAATGTAATGTATCATTATGATGACAGTGAAAGATCGACTAGAAATCAGGGTGACCATGATAGAGAAGAAATAGGTCTTGGGAatgtaaaattcaaaatatcatCGTTTGGTGGAAGAGACGATCCCGAAGCTTATTTGAAGTGGGAGAAAAAAATGGAAATGATTTTCGGCTATAACAATTTTTCAGAAAAGAAGAAGGTACGAAAAGCTATTACAGGATTTTCAGATTATGCCTTAATCTGGTGGGATCAATTTGTGACAACTAGAGAGAGGTGTAGAGAGCCACCAATTGATTCTTGGAAAGAGCTAAAAGCCGTTATGAGAAAACGATTTGTTCCTAACCATTTCTATGTGGGTTTGTACAAACACATGCCGAGTCTAATGCAAGATTTCAATCGAGTCGAGAACTACTACAACAAACAAGACTTCATATCTCGATATGAGATTATTGGTAACAACGATAAACGTACATATGTAAGTGAAGAAATAAAGGGTGAAAAGACTGGAAAAGTTGTTGATGCGTCAGGCAGAGTGAAGGAAGAGTCTGAGAGCACTGCATGCAatgatgaggatgatgctcTTGAAATTGAAGAACTAACAAAGAAAGATGAAACGCCGccgaataaaaaaattgaaacaagATCTCAAGTTGAGAATGATGTAGACAAGGTTGAGATTCAATATGTATCTGCATCTGACCAATATTATGTTTCAGAGATACTGGTTGCAAGAGAAGATGAGGTGAAAATTGATGAACAACTGTGTGGAGTTGAAAAGACAAATTTTGTTGATTTCGTGGGTGTTGAAAAGATACGTGCTCATACTAACAAACTTGACATTTGTTTGTTTAGTGTTCTAGATTCTAAATTGCAGGTGTTCAAGTCTATCCACGAACAACATTGCGATTCGAGGACGAATCGTCTTGAAGAGAGGGGGAATGATGAGAATCAGATCCATGCCAAGAACGAGATTATATTTACGAATTTTAGTCCTTTATTCGACAATCCTATGAAGCGTGCGAAGTTCAAAATGAAATAATTTAATCCCTTTCGAGTTACACGAATATCAAATTGAAAACGGATCAATTAGAGttaattcattttgaatttgGATTTTGAGGGAATTGAATTTGGATTTTAAGGAAATCTACTTAAGTTGGATAATAAGTTTTGAATGGTGGAAAATTATTGCAATTTAAAGAATTGCACAATTTTTCTTTGGTATGGGGCTACATGATGAATTATGAGGAAGACTTTTACTTTGACTTTCTACATAATAATTTTGACTTGCTTAGTTACTTTTTTGcccttatatttattatgtttattttagttATGTAAGGGCAAAATATGTCCAACATAATTTAGTTTTAGTCTTTAAATATTTCCAATTTTCTAAGTTTGTAACaagtttgattttaataaaaatattactctTAAGAGTTTGTGAGtggtttctcttgtgttctttggggcactactttgaacagttcgggattaaatccttaattgttggagactgggattgggtctttacaacctagttttgtaagggttcttttctgtccgaccctgattcgttagctttcctagggatcaaatctagttgtcgggTTTTCGAGGCACTGTTCCTCGTGGGTTCGCATCATTGCCAAAAactaaacatatgaaaaaataattagaaaataaaacagcAAGTACAAAAATGAGTAATAATCCCCGGTAGAGACTGGTACGATTCAATTAAACGTTTTGTTCACGCCTGTGCACAAAGGAATTAGCTCAGTTTCTATTCAAATTATATTTGCATGTTGCCCAAAAATAAACATACCATAGAGGCGCAATAGATGCTCTGCACCGTATACTGCAGAGGGAGCACTACCATCTTTAATTGCATCAGTATATTGGTCGCGCTCACTTTTGTACAGAAGTATCACCGGCAATGCCTTGTTGAAGAAACCACATAAACACATTGCGAATTCTTTAAGTGCTTTACTAACCCTAAATTCATCAAGTCATAGAAGGTTACAATATCAGTATAAGGAATCAAGGATACAAACAAACGACTAAGAAAACATTTGGGTGCTTCCAACTCAAGGTTAGGTCCTGGCTAGAACTTTTCATAGTTATGATGCTATCTATTATAGATACATAGATTGATTGAGAGGATGACAGTGGGAACAAAAACATATTCAGAAAAGAAAATGACAACAAGTATGGGAAGCCATTTACTTTGTTTGAGTCAGCCAACTTAATAACTAACAAACAACAATCATAGTAGGAAATATTACAAGTTAATTAAATACCTGATAAGGACTTACTCGCCATGTTTTTCTGATCTATAACTAATATACATCCTCAAGATGGCATCCACATTCGGAGAACGGGGAAGTTTAACAAGCTGAGAGGGGAAAAATAAAACAGAACAATAGAATCAGGTATGCATAGCCCCCCTAGGTAGGGgttaagaaaaagaagatattggccctgtttggtaaagagctttttggggtaaaattagaagtttgagccactttagaggttttgactagtcaaatctctaatagtggtgtttggtgaagagaggtTTGAAAGAACTTATTGGATCCacaaagctaattttgaaaaagctcattttaggagccttttcaattagcttattgcttcATCTCTTTCGAAGGACATTTTTACCCCTGATTATTACCCTTTAACCCCAAATAAATGCTTTATCATGTCTTTATTTGTCACTTACCTAAACAACCATtagcaatcagctaagttttaccaaatagTACACAATCTGCTAACCAAAaaggtaatcagctaacagctaatgtaatcagctaacagctatttGGGTCATTGTAATAACAATGTATATACCTCCAGCTTTGCAGACACAGAATAAAAGTCATTAAATCAAACAAAACATGGAACAATAAGAtaaacatattaattataattaaaccATGCCACATCTGcaactttatttttttctcataatattaaccatttagtAGCTTAATAGCAATTTGATTACTTGAATAGATTAAGAAGTTATGCTGCAATGATAATTATTATTTGAAAGCACAATGAGACAATTCAAAGAGATgcaaaaagataataaaatggGAAAAGCCATATTTTGGCACCTCTACTTGCCTAAATTTCTTCTATAAGCCCTATACTTTGATTTGGCCTGAGCCTTGCACTTAACTTTTGGATAATCTAGCCCCTTATTATCTATCAGGCATATCTCTCGCTCTCCGATAATTGGCTCAACAAAAAGTAAGAAGATTACATATGACGGGGATGATGATGCGCCAGTTCACAGAGTGTGAGATATACATGACCAATTTGCTAGTTAGGGGCTAGGTTATCCGAAAATTACAAGTACAGGGGTAAACTAAGGCCAAATCAAAGTACAGGGGCTTATTAAAGAAATTTAAGCAAGTGCATGGGCAAAATACAACTTTTATCATGATAAAACCAATGTCGTTCTTGGTGGTAAAATAAACTACAAAGGTATAAAGCATTGTTCTAAGAATAGATAATTCAATGCAATGCCAAATTCTGAGAAATTGAATATAAGCAACATATAGTTACCTTGCCCATAAGAGAGATAAATTCACAATCGTCAAGCAGTTGCTTCTTTAGCATCGATGAAAGTTGAAGATTCACAAAATTTTCCATGGGTACAGTGTCTTTTCCCTAACAGTTGGAAAAACAATGAGTTAAGCAAAGAGATGCCAACTTATGAATAGTGAATATTTTAAACCTCCTAAATTGTTGAGAATTATAATAAGAAAAGATATCATCCAATCATAAATAAGCTCACTGATGGCATTCACAATAAATAAGCCAGAGCCTACCATGTCAAGAGCGCCTTTCCTCCGCTTTTTCTTTCCCCTTATAACTGCATATAGGTTCCCATAATAAATGTAATGTTAATTTAAAGAACATATAAAAGGAATTTAGCATATTCACAATCAACAATCACAATCTTctgtttaatatttaaaataagatCTTTATCAACCTCTAGAACAAGACCTAATAAAGGTTCTGCGCAGTGAAGAATTCAGCAATGGAACTAAATAAGATgctcttcctttttttttactgGATGAATCCTAGATGAACAAAATCTAACAGCAtcaattttcaaaccaaaaCACAGTTTAATCGGCATTTGCCTATTAAATATTCAAAATTACAATTCAGGAACACCTAAAAATGGCTCAGACATCTTACCAACCTGTCATCATCTTGACTATGCAATAGAGAATAATCAAACTTGTATCAACAAAATCAGTTATTCTTAAATAATGTCAAGACATGAGACTGTAAGAACTTCTACTTGACTTTTTGGGTGCTCTGGAAGATTTCTCCAGCTAAGTGGTAAAACCTCTCAAAAAAACCATACTTAGATGAATTTATAATTATCAGCATATGCAAACCTGGAAAGATGAAAGAAATACAGCACCCTAACATGAGCATCAAAACCAAAAACCGGTATGATGAAATTTCAAATTCCAAAACATTACAGGGGAACAACAGCATGGGAAGTCAGTGCATCATAGATCCAAGGATCAATTAGTTATATGATGATATTGATTTATCCACATGTGCATTTAAGGAGGCCCTTCTGTTTTAAGAGAACATAATCAGTATTATATGTATTAAGATCTACTTTATGCTTCAAGCTTTCCAGGACAAATAAAGGATACAACATACAACTATTTCCAAGGAAAGCACATAAAAGGTATTAGAATGAAAAGGCAAATCATTCTAACCACTAGCTGATGCTTGAACTGCCTTTGTATTATCTTTGCAAATGAAATTATGCACATTATCATCATTAAGTTTCTTCAAGCATTCCTCTCCAAGCCATTCATCCCAACTGTTGCAAGAGTAAGATTGTAAAAAATGACAACTTATGAAGGTCTGTAACAAGCAGAGTAAGCCATCAAAGTGGAAAAACTTGAGTATGTTTCTTCTCCCGCTGAACCTTTTTGAATGCATCCAAAGATATGCAATTCAAATTGCAAAGTTGGTGAAACCAATTAGAATAGCTAGTTGACTCTCTCAAACCGCAAATTGTTTCAGTTACGAGATAGATGCTACTCACCTTTTTTTCCAACcctacaaaataaataaaatgtaccCAATCAAAACACTCTAGCAAAGGTAATATGGATAGATCttggaggttaatggaggtgagagttaaaggaggtGGAAAGGAAAGTGATggaaatgaaagttaaaaattaaccgtGTTTGGGAGCTTATAGAATGTACATgagaattaaaagtttaaagtcGTGTGGGAGTTTAAATATGAAGGGGAAGGAAAGTTAAAATTTATTCAgcatagacaaaaaaaattaatgaaactcTTATTACTTCCACTAatccccaatttggaggttaaagGAAGTAAAAGTTTTACTTTAATCAAACTTCATTTACTCTCCAAAAAATCTcccaaataatgttaatgctatgttgcacggaaactcttatCATTAGCGTTTCCACGTTCCGTGtccgtttccgtttccattGCCGTTTCCTAGCTAGTTTTTCTTAGGAATAACGTTTTTTGGTATCCGTTTCCATGTAACATAGTGTT of the Euphorbia lathyris chromosome 7, ddEupLath1.1, whole genome shotgun sequence genome contains:
- the LOC136235392 gene encoding protein MRG2-like isoform X2; the encoded protein is MESSNAGLCDYAFTTTGSNSKTNCNLGIPNNDEENPSLYEVGEMVLALNDNKFWTAKVVEINYESKTWKYFIHYMGWKKSWDEWLGEECLKKLNDDNVHNFICKDNTKAVQASASVIRGKKKRRKGALDMGKDTVPMENFVNLQLSSMLKKQLLDDCEFISLMGKLVKLPRSPNVDAILRMYISYRSEKHGEVSKALKEFAMCLCGFFNKALPVILLYKSERDQYTDAIKDGSAPSAVYGAEHLLRLYVKLPELLAGANIEEETLMVLQTNFVSFLKFLKMNQTSFFLSAYHALEETETSTNREDVH
- the LOC136235392 gene encoding protein MRG2-like isoform X1 codes for the protein MESSNAGLCDYAFTTTGSNSKTNCNLGIPNNDEENPSLYEVGEMVLALNDNKFWTAKVVEINYESKTWKYFIHYMGWKKRFSGRRNILKFFHFDGLLCLLQTFISCHFLQSYSCNSWDEWLGEECLKKLNDDNVHNFICKDNTKAVQASASVIRGKKKRRKGALDMGKDTVPMENFVNLQLSSMLKKQLLDDCEFISLMGKLVKLPRSPNVDAILRMYISYRSEKHGEVSKALKEFAMCLCGFFNKALPVILLYKSERDQYTDAIKDGSAPSAVYGAEHLLRLYVKLPELLAGANIEEETLMVLQTNFVSFLKFLKMNQTSFFLSAYHALEETETSTNREDVH
- the LOC136235392 gene encoding protein MRG2-like isoform X3, which gives rise to MESSNAGLCDYAFTTTGSNSKTNCNLGIPNNDEENPSLYEVGEMVLALNDNKFWTAKVVEINYESKTWKYFIHYMGWKKRFSGRRNILKFFHFDGLLCLLQTFISCHFLQSYSCNSWDEWLGEECLKKLNDDNVHNFICKDNTKAVQASASVIRGKKKRRKGALDMGKDTVPMENFVNLQLSSMLKKQLLDDCEFISLMGKLVKLPRSPNVDAILRMYISYRSEKHGEVSKALKEFAMCLCGFFNKALPVILLYKSERDQYTDAIKDGSAPSAVYGAEHLLRLYGVNKTFN